A stretch of Dermochelys coriacea isolate rDerCor1 chromosome 6, rDerCor1.pri.v4, whole genome shotgun sequence DNA encodes these proteins:
- the LOC122460554 gene encoding zinc finger protein 239-like: MQNPTAHRGIHAQDAVRPRGKLSQRPDLVTHQRLPMGQCPHHCINCGKKFSNPFAVAQHTGEWPYCCADCGRRFSWSSILKIHQRTHIGERPHRCTSCSKRFAKSSTLRIHQHMHTGEWPHCCTDYGKSFAESSKLRIHQRTHTGERPYHCADCGKGYAQIAHLRIHQRAHTGERPYCCDDCSKSKIRSSFICTSTNVIYAIVCQQCPYAMYTGQI, encoded by the coding sequence ATGCAGAATCCCACGGCCCACAGGGGGATCCATGCACAGGACGCAGTCCGTCCCCGGGGTAAACTCAGCCAGAGACCAGACCTGGTTACACACCAGAGACTCCCCATGGGCCAGTGTCCCCATCACTGCATCAATTGTGGCAAGAAGTTCAGCAACCCTTTCGCAGTGGCCCAGCACACCGGGGAGTGGCCGTACTGCTGTGCTGACTGTGGCAGAAGATTCAGCTGGTCCTCGATCCTGAAAATACACCAGCGTACACACATCGGGGAGCGGCCGCACCGCTGCACCAGTTGCAGCAAGAGGTTTGCAAAGAGCTCAACCCTGAGAATACACCAGCACATGCACACTGGGGAGTGGCCACACTGCTGCACTGACTACGGCAAGAGCTTTGCAGAGAGCTCAAAGCTGAGAATACACCAGCGCAcacacaccggggagcggccgtATCACTGTGCTGACTGTGGAAAGGGCTACGCACAGATCGCACACCTGAGAATACACCAGCGCGCACACACTGGGGAGCGGCCATATTGCTGTGATgattgcagcaaaagcaaaatcAGGAgttcgttcatctgcacatctaccaatgtgatatatgccatcgtgtgccagcaatgcccttatgccatgtacactggccagaTC